A part of Salvelinus alpinus chromosome 23, SLU_Salpinus.1, whole genome shotgun sequence genomic DNA contains:
- the LOC139551114 gene encoding leptin receptor gene-related protein-like: MSGIKALVGLSFSGAIGLTFLLLSCALEQYGVYWPLFVLFFYILSPIPTFISRRLSDDSDVASNACRELAYFLTTGIVVSAFALPIIMARGAVIQLGACGLVMAGNVVIFLTILGFFLVFGGEDDFSWE, encoded by the exons ATGTCGGGtattaaag CACTGGTTGGGTTGTCCTTCAGTGGAGCCATTGGCTTGACATTCCTCCTGTTGAGCTGTGCCTTGGAGCAATATGG GGTGTACTGGCCCCTCTTCGTCCTTTTCTTCTACATACTCTCTCCTATCCCCACCTTTATATCCAGAAGGCTCAGTGATGACAGTGATGTGGCCAGCAACGCATGCAGAGAGCTGGCATACTTCCTCACTACGGGAATTGTGGTATCTGCGTTCGCGCTTCCCATCATAATGGCCCGGGGTGCAGTA ATCCAGTTGGGGGCCTGTGGCCTGGTGATGGCCGGCAACGTTGTCATCTTCCTCACCATCCTTGGCTTCTTCCTGGTGTTTGGAGGGGAAGACGACTTCAGCTGGGAGTAG